GCAAAATGCAGGTTACGCTTGGCAGCAACcatttcacttttttttttttttttttctgcaaaATATGAACTGCGTTTTACAGATCTATGAATTTATAGATTCACATCTATGTATTACATACCATatactaatatatttaaattatactaatttttactctattattaaattaatttccaAATCTTCCTATCTTtagtgaaaaaaatatatattaatttccGACAAACCGAAGAGCTTCATATATCAATTATCCTATTCAATTATTTATAAGCTTAGCTTTGTTGGGCAAAATTAACATTACATTTGTTTTCAATCAACCCCAAGATGCTTACTGGCTACCAAATATCTCCAATTCAGATTCTCATATTTTATCATCATTTACCTATTTGCTCTGTATATggacataataataataataataataataataataataataataataataataataataataataataacaatttaTTCATATACATAAGTAGCGACcatcatatatattttagattgtgataaactaaaaataaataaataaataaatacaagttaaatggaaaaaatttaaagttaaaaagAAAACCCATAATTGTTTTAAGCATACATaattgagtcaatattttgaaTTCTATTTACTCAATGAGATTTAGTTTAACAAAAGTGAATcaaatttttagttaattttatacataaaaGACACAGGTTTAAATTCTGAAAAATTCTTTAGAAAAATAAGCATAATGCATATAATAAaacagaatttaaatttaagttTTGTTATAAAGCAAAGACTGAAGAAAAGTGGCAAGCCATGAAGCATAAGCAACAAGTTGAAGAAAGTGATTTTGAATGAACGAAAATTCAGTGAAAACCTCAAGAAACTGAACTTGTTACCACCTGATGTGTCCTGAGGCAAACAGAAAAAACTCTCACACCACTTATTTGCATACACACCAATATACATTACACAAAAAACTTCATGCTACCTTAATTAACTGGTGGCAAAATGATTAATTAAGAAGATGGAGACATAATATTTCAGATGAACATGATATCATAGTGACCTAACAACTACTAGCTACAatataaatgatatatatatatatatatatatatatatatatatatatataagtaacaCTAGCACCTTTGCACACTAGGCAAAGTGTTAATTAACATTTTGAAACTTGAGTGAAGCTTTGATCTTCAAGCATGGAATTTGATAATGGTGACAAGCGGCGGCGAAGCTGCGAATTCCGAGAGCTCAAGGTGGTTACCTTGGCTGCTATATGCTTTATGATACTTTCTCAAGCAGGtataattaattacttgactacattattattcaaaattgaaaattgtTTAGCTGATAATAAAGGGTTAATTTAATTCTAACTTATGAAATCCTTGTTCATGTAGATGCATTTGATCCATTGGATCCAACTGGGAATGTGACAATAAGATGGGATATCATGTCCTGGACAACAGATGGCTATATGGTAACTTCtaaaattattatgattttAAAGAAATTACTCGTAATTTAATCACATAAAAAGACCAGTGTAAAACAATAACAAAGTCTTATACAGTTAAAGACTACATTCCTAAACCTGAACGTTCTCTCATTTTCATAATATTCAGTTAACTCTAATATTTTTGACACGACAAtgacttaattacaaaattcaaaatagtgTAAGAATCCAATTGGAAGCTTTTAAGTTAAAGGGACTTAATCATAAATTTGATGAAATAATAGGGATTGGCTAAGTAATTGAATCAACCAAACAAAATGTGTATACTAATGTTGTAGCTATTCAACTAATGCAGGCCACTGTGACAGTGTTCAACTTTCAACAATACAGGACAATCATGAACCCTGGATGGACAATAGGGTGGACATGGGCAAAGAAAGAGATAATATGGACAATGATGGGAGCTCAAGCAACAGAACAAGGAGATTGTTCCAAGTTCAAGTTGAAGATCCCTCACAGCTGCAAGAGGAACCCTCAGGTTGTTGACTTAATGCCTGGAGCACCTTTCAACATGCAGTTCAATAACTGCTGCAAAGGTGGTGTCCTAACTTCTTGGGGTCAGGACCCTTCCGGCGCTGTCTCGGCTTTTCAGATAGGTGTAGGCCTCTCTGGCACCTCTAACAAGACAGTTAAGCTTCCCAAGAACTTCAAGCTTCTCGGTCCGGGGCCAGGCTATTCCTGTGGCCCTGCTAAGCTTGTGCCTGCCACTGTCATCCCAACCGATGATCGTAGGAGAAAAGCTCAAGCTTTGAGTATGAAACACACTAACTCTCATTAGTCCTAAACTATACTACTCCTTCCATCCTTAAATAACTGTCCACGTGCTCAGCGAACAGTTATTTAAGAACAGAAGGAGTAAAAGCATTTTTAGTACCTAATGTTATTTGGTCTTTTTCTTTGGTTTCTATGCAGTGTCTTGGAATGTGACATGCACTTATTCGCAGTTTCTAGCCTCCAAGAATCCAAGTTGTTGTGTTTCTTTGTCATCTTTCTATAGTGACAAAGTCACAGCTTGTCCAACCTGTGCTTGTGGTTGTCAAAATAATGATACCTGTGTCACGTAAGCCACTCTTGAAGATATGAACTTTTATTCTTCCACAGATAAGTTTTTTCGTGACATATTTGTGGATAATTTTAGTATTTCGCTCTAATTTTGGTTCCTTTTTGTTTGGGATGTCCAGGAAGGACTCAAAGTTACTACAAGAAGATGAGAGAGTAAAGACTAAGAAGAGTGATATGACACCAAAACCATTGCTACAATGCACACACCACCTTTGTCATGTGAGGGTGCATTGGCACATCAAAGACAACTACCAAGATTATTGGAGGGTCAAGATTGCCATCATCAACTTCGACTATCGACTCAATTACACTCTATGGAACCTTGTTATTCAACACCCCAATCTCAACAATGTCACACAAGTCTATAGCTTTGAATACATGCCACTTCTTCCCTATGAAGCCATAAGTAAGTTCTTTCAGAATCCACACAAAATGTTTTAGTCTTTTTCATGCTATTAGGCCTTGTTCGCTAACTGTCTCAAACCTGCTTGACAAAGGAGTCTATGACCATTGTCTCTGTGTTTCTGTCTTTGTATTTTCTGTTCTGAAACAGTTACCAAACATAGCCTTAAGGTTGTTTCACTAACCATGTGAATGCTGAATTGTGTGTATGCAGATGACACAGGAATGTTCTATGGTTTGAAGTACTACAATGATCTATTGATGGAAAATGGGCCTAAAGGGAATGTGCAATCTGAGATTCTTATGAAGAAGGACAAGAACACATTCACACTCAAGCATGGATGGGCATTTCCAAGGAGGGTCTACTTCAATGGTGAAGAATGCATGCTGCCACCTCCTGATTCATACCCTTTCTTGCCAAACTCTGCTCATAGACTACTGATTAGTGCTTCCTCGATAGCAGCCAGCACCATTTTCGCATCGTTTTTTCATTTGGTTGTGGTTCTTTTATGAACAAGGGTGACAACTTAGTTAAGAAGCTTACAGAATATAGTGCTAATTTAGCAGGGGGATACACGTGGTGAAAGTTTTTGTGAAgattaatatatgtatttgaTCAAAATCTGCTAATTTTGGACTATTGGAAACAAGTTTTTGATCAAAATCTGCTTGAGTTAAGCATCTCAACACCAAGAAATCAATTGGATATTATATTATAGGAAAAAATAATCATCCAAGTAACTTAAAAGAATTATACAATACTTATACCTATAAATACTGTGATGCATTCTAAGTCACCTTTTATTGCATCTCCTATGAAGATTATGTGAAAAAGAGAAGTCCTCAACACTCAGAAAGAAAGAGTgtatgatgattatgtgattGATTAACTAATTCAGTGAGATTAGAGAAGCTAAAATGGCTATGATGAAAGTGCCTAGTAAAGAGAAAACTAGTCTTGAACTTGAATTTGGAAGCCAAGGATATGCATCAGGAGGAGGCATAACACAATTATCTCCATTGAAATAGATCCTTCTTGGGAAAGCCCATCCCTTATCAAAAGTGAAGGTTTCTTTGTCCTTTTTAAACAAGAGTTCTGATTGCACATTACCAAGGGGTCCAGCTGAAGATAGAAAATCATTGTAGAACTTCACTCCCCATAGCATAGCAGTATCATCTGTCAAAAAAACAAGATTAAGAAATCATTACTTAAATCATGAAATACTCTTCTAAAGTAAACTACCAATCTAGCCATTAAAGATTGAAATACTGACAATATAGTCCTAAAAGAACCTAAAGAAGATCATGGTAGCCGACGAATTCCCCTAAACCCACGTAGGCACTACTGTCAACATAATCGAAATGGAGATGATTTTGTTTTTTGGGAGGGTGGATTTTTCAAACTAAGTGCATCTTTCTAGTGTCACAAGCTGCTTTAGATCTTAGACTAAATTGTTAGCATTCAATCTTTTCAGGCTTGTCTACTCAAACTTCTATATGAAAAGGATAATCCATGACCATAGTTATTAAAGTTAGAACTTACTTAAGCCTTCATAAGGCATGAGTGGCTTGTAATTAAAGCTGAAGTACTCAGTTAGATTATCAAAATTCGGGTGCTGCACGACAAGGTTCCATTGTGTGTAGTTCATTCTGTAGTTGAAATTTGTGATTGTGATCTTGATCCTCCAGTACTCCTTGTAATTTAGCTTCACATGCCAATGCACTCGAATCGGACACATGTGGCTGGAGCACTGGACAAGAGGCGTATCCGTAGGCTTCCCTGATACAACTGAAGCTAAATGTGTAGAGTCTGGACTGTAATGACATTAAAACAAAAGATATCAGAATAGAGAAAATGGTAACAAACTTATTCTAAGCACATTTTGAAGAACTGCAGCAAGAAATAGAAGATTGTTTCAGTTTCAGATATCAGTGGAATGACTAAACGGAGACTTACTCTACGCAGCTTCCGGGCGCTGTTTTGTTCCGGCAGCCGCAGGTGCAAGTTGGACAGTTTACTATTGTGTCATTGTAGAAGGATGAGAGGGAAACACAACAAGTTGGTGTCTTTTGAGCCAGGAATTGAGAGTATGTGCAGGTAACATTCCAAGTCActgttacaaaaaaaaatttgcaatctAAGTCTAAACAGAACCAGACATTTTGCAATCATAGACACTTCTTAACAATGTATGAACCATTATGCATAAATAATCATTAACTGTAACTTAATACTAATTATATCGGTTGAATCTAACAGCCACAAGTATGTAATTACAAAACTAAGTAACTTACTTAAGGCTTGGGTGGTTCTCCTTTTGTCACTAGTAACAAATTTAGTTGGCCTAACAATCTTTGCAGGGCCACAAGTGTATCCAGGACCAGGTGCCTTGAGGGTAAAGTTTCGCGGCAACTTGACCGTTCTGTTAGTTGTTCCGGCCGAACCAACGCTGACCTGGAATGAGCTAACAGCATTGGTGGGGTCCTGAGCCCACGAACTCAGGACACCCCCTTTGCAGCAATTGGCGATCTGTTGGTTGTAAGGAGTCCCCGGGAGCAAGTCAACGACTAGAGGGTCCTTTTTACAGCAATGTGGTTGGCCTGCTTTGAACTTTGAGCAGTCTCCTTGCTCTGTGGTCTGCCCTCCCATCATGTTCCATATTACTTCTTTCTTGGCCCACGACCACCCTAACGACCACCC
This sequence is a window from Arachis stenosperma cultivar V10309 chromosome 10, arast.V10309.gnm1.PFL2, whole genome shotgun sequence. Protein-coding genes within it:
- the LOC130956569 gene encoding COBRA-like protein 4, giving the protein MEFDNGDKRRRSCEFRELKVVTLAAICFMILSQADAFDPLDPTGNVTIRWDIMSWTTDGYMATVTVFNFQQYRTIMNPGWTIGWTWAKKEIIWTMMGAQATEQGDCSKFKLKIPHSCKRNPQVVDLMPGAPFNMQFNNCCKGGVLTSWGQDPSGAVSAFQIGVGLSGTSNKTVKLPKNFKLLGPGPGYSCGPAKLVPATVIPTDDRRRKAQALMSWNVTCTYSQFLASKNPSCCVSLSSFYSDKVTACPTCACGCQNNDTCVTKDSKLLQEDERVKTKKSDMTPKPLLQCTHHLCHVRVHWHIKDNYQDYWRVKIAIINFDYRLNYTLWNLVIQHPNLNNVTQVYSFEYMPLLPYEAINDTGMFYGLKYYNDLLMENGPKGNVQSEILMKKDKNTFTLKHGWAFPRRVYFNGEECMLPPPDSYPFLPNSAHRLLISASSIAASTIFASFFHLVVVLL
- the LOC130956570 gene encoding protein COBRA-like, with protein sequence MESMLLSSITALLLLLLSCFTFTSTDAYDALDPTGNITIKWDVISWTPDGYVAVVSMYNFQQYRHIQAPGWSLGWSWAKKEVIWNMMGGQTTEQGDCSKFKAGQPHCCKKDPLVVDLLPGTPYNQQIANCCKGGVLSSWAQDPTNAVSSFQVSVGSAGTTNRTVKLPRNFTLKAPGPGYTCGPAKIVRPTKFVTSDKRRTTQALMTWNVTCTYSQFLAQKTPTCCVSLSSFYNDTIVNCPTCTCGCRNKTAPGSCVDPDSTHLASVVSGKPTDTPLVQCSSHMCPIRVHWHVKLNYKEYWRIKITITNFNYRMNYTQWNLVVQHPNFDNLTEYFSFNYKPLMPYEGLNDTAMLWGVKFYNDFLSSAGPLGNVQSELLFKKDKETFTFDKGWAFPRRIYFNGDNCVMPPPDAYPWLPNSSSRLVFSLLGTFIIAILASLISLN